One segment of Streptomyces sp. XD-27 DNA contains the following:
- a CDS encoding purine-nucleoside phosphorylase codes for MNASVTSDIQGDPYAAADAAAARLRELTGAETHDVALVMGSGWVPATDALGTPEHEFPVTELPGFPPPAVAGHAGTIRSYKINDKRVLVFLGRTHYYEGRGVAAVAHGVRSAAAAGCKTIVLTNGCGGLREGMRPGQPVLISDHINMTATSPIVGANFVDLTDLYSQRLRTLCKEVDPSLEEGVYLQFPGPHYETPAEIHMARTLGADLVGMSTTLEAIAAREAGAEVLGISLVTNLAAGMTGEPLNHEEVLQAGRDSAARMGTLLAQILDRL; via the coding sequence GTGAACGCATCTGTTACTTCGGACATCCAGGGCGACCCGTACGCCGCCGCCGACGCCGCTGCCGCGCGACTGCGTGAGCTCACCGGTGCCGAGACCCACGATGTGGCCCTCGTCATGGGCTCCGGTTGGGTCCCCGCCACGGACGCTCTCGGCACGCCGGAGCACGAGTTCCCGGTCACCGAACTGCCGGGCTTCCCGCCGCCGGCCGTCGCGGGCCACGCGGGCACGATCCGCTCGTACAAGATCAACGACAAGCGCGTCCTGGTCTTCCTCGGCCGCACCCACTACTACGAGGGCCGTGGTGTGGCCGCCGTCGCGCACGGCGTCCGCAGCGCCGCCGCCGCGGGCTGCAAGACCATCGTGCTGACCAACGGCTGCGGCGGCCTGCGCGAGGGCATGCGACCCGGCCAGCCGGTGCTGATCAGCGACCACATCAACATGACCGCCACCTCGCCGATCGTCGGCGCGAACTTCGTCGACCTCACCGACCTGTACTCGCAGCGGCTGCGCACGCTGTGCAAGGAGGTCGACCCGTCGCTGGAGGAGGGCGTCTACCTCCAGTTCCCCGGCCCGCACTACGAGACCCCGGCGGAGATCCACATGGCCCGCACCCTGGGTGCGGACCTGGTCGGCATGTCCACGACGCTGGAGGCCATCGCGGCCCGCGAGGCGGGCGCCGAGGTGCTGGGCATCTCGCTGGTCACGAACCTGGCCGCGGGCATGACCGGCGAGCCCCTCAACCACGAGGAAGTTCTCCAGGCCGGCCGCGACTCCGCTGCCCGGATGGGCACCCTGCTGGCGCAGATCCTGGACCGGCTCTAG
- a CDS encoding DUF397 domain-containing protein, whose protein sequence is MRTELAWFKSSYSGGEDEACVEVAVEWRKSSYSGGEGEACVEVAACPGVVHVRDSKDRSGPTLTFTPEEWAAFVEFAAQQS, encoded by the coding sequence ATGAGAACCGAACTCGCGTGGTTCAAGTCCAGTTACAGCGGCGGTGAGGACGAAGCCTGCGTCGAAGTCGCCGTCGAGTGGCGCAAGTCCAGTTACAGCGGCGGTGAGGGCGAAGCCTGCGTCGAGGTCGCCGCCTGTCCCGGTGTCGTGCACGTCCGCGACTCCAAGGACCGCTCCGGCCCCACCCTCACCTTCACTCCGGAGGAGTGGGCCGCCTTCGTGGAGTTCGCCGCGCAGCAGTCGTAA
- a CDS encoding triacylglycerol lipase encodes MSRTLPLLLTLACTTATGLLTTPPPASAAAPRNPVVFVHGYQGSANDMATIRQTFLDAGYRPGDLYALDYPDTQTNETTARQVATLVNTALADTGRPKADLIGYSMGSLSARYYLKNLGGTGKIAHFASIAGVNHGTVTAYLCGAVTTDPACPQMAPTSAFLTQLNADDETPGETTKYATWASRCDTVVIPITSARLDGAANHWTRNCPDHTGTLRDPAVQAEVVALFRS; translated from the coding sequence ATGAGCCGCACCCTCCCCCTCCTCCTGACCCTGGCGTGCACGACGGCCACGGGCCTGCTCACCACCCCGCCCCCCGCCTCGGCCGCCGCGCCCCGCAACCCCGTCGTGTTCGTCCACGGCTACCAGGGCTCGGCCAACGACATGGCGACGATCCGCCAGACCTTCCTCGACGCCGGTTACCGCCCCGGCGACCTCTACGCGCTCGACTACCCCGACACCCAGACCAACGAGACCACCGCACGGCAGGTGGCCACACTCGTGAACACCGCCCTGGCCGACACCGGCCGGCCCAAGGCCGACCTGATCGGCTACTCGATGGGCAGCCTCAGCGCCCGCTACTACCTCAAGAACCTGGGCGGCACCGGCAAGATCGCCCACTTCGCCAGCATCGCGGGCGTCAACCACGGCACCGTCACGGCCTATCTGTGCGGAGCGGTCACCACCGATCCGGCCTGCCCGCAGATGGCACCGACGTCGGCGTTCCTGACACAGCTCAACGCGGACGACGAAACCCCGGGCGAGACGACCAAGTACGCCACGTGGGCGTCGCGCTGCGACACCGTGGTCATCCCCATCACCTCGGCCCGCCTGGACGGCGCCGCCAACCACTGGACCAGGAACTGCCCGGACCACACCGGCACCCTCAGGGACCCAGCGGTCCAGGCCGAGGTGGTCGCGCTGTTCCGTTCCTGA
- a CDS encoding biotin carboxylase N-terminal domain-containing protein has protein sequence MRKVLIANRGEIAVRVARACRDAGIASVAVYADPDRDAVHVRAADEAYALGGDTPATSYLDMGKVLSAAKDAGADAVHPGYGFLSENAEFAQAVLDAGLIWIGPPPQAIRDLGDKVAARHIAQRAGAPLVAGTPDPVSGAQEVVAFAEEHGLPIAIKAAFGGGGRGLKVARTLEEVPELYDSAVREAVAAFGRGECFVERYLDKPRHVETQCLADSHGNVVVVSTRDCSLQRRHQKLVEEAPAPFLSVEQNAELYAASKAILKEAGYVGAGTVEFLVGADGTISFLEVNTRLQVEHPVTEEVTGIDLVREMFRIADGEELGYGDPVVRGHSFEFRINGEDPGRGFLPAPGTVTAFAPPSGPGVRLDAGVESGSVIGPAWDSLLAKLIVTGATREQALQRAARALAEFRVEGMATAIPFHQAVVTDPAFTADPFTVHTRWIETEFVNEIKPFASAVDAEAEDEAGRETVVVEVGGKRLEVSLPASLGVATVGAGGGGGARKPKRKAAKKTGSAVSGDALASPMQGTIVKVAVEEGQQVAEGDLVVVLEAMKMEQPLNAHRAGTIKGLTAEVGASLTSGAVICEIKD, from the coding sequence GTGCGCAAGGTGCTCATCGCCAATCGTGGCGAAATCGCTGTCCGCGTTGCCCGGGCGTGCCGGGATGCCGGGATCGCGAGCGTTGCCGTGTACGCCGATCCGGATCGGGACGCTGTGCATGTGCGCGCGGCTGATGAGGCCTACGCGCTGGGTGGTGACACCCCGGCCACCAGCTATCTGGACATGGGCAAGGTCCTCTCGGCGGCGAAGGACGCGGGGGCGGACGCGGTCCATCCCGGGTATGGGTTCCTGTCGGAGAACGCGGAGTTCGCGCAGGCGGTGCTGGATGCGGGTCTGATCTGGATCGGTCCGCCGCCGCAGGCGATCCGGGATCTGGGTGACAAGGTCGCTGCTCGTCATATCGCGCAGCGTGCCGGTGCCCCGCTGGTCGCGGGCACCCCCGACCCGGTCTCCGGTGCGCAGGAGGTGGTGGCGTTCGCGGAGGAGCATGGTCTGCCGATCGCGATCAAGGCGGCGTTCGGTGGCGGCGGGCGCGGGTTGAAGGTCGCCCGCACCCTGGAAGAGGTCCCCGAGCTGTACGACTCCGCCGTCCGCGAGGCCGTTGCGGCGTTCGGCCGGGGCGAGTGCTTCGTCGAGCGGTATCTGGACAAGCCCCGCCATGTGGAGACCCAGTGCCTGGCCGACAGTCACGGCAACGTGGTGGTGGTCTCCACCCGTGACTGCTCCCTCCAGCGCCGGCATCAAAAGCTGGTGGAGGAGGCCCCGGCCCCGTTCCTGTCCGTGGAGCAGAACGCCGAGCTGTATGCCGCGTCGAAGGCCATCCTCAAGGAGGCCGGGTATGTGGGTGCGGGCACCGTGGAGTTCCTCGTCGGCGCGGACGGCACGATCTCCTTCCTCGAGGTCAACACCCGCCTGCAGGTCGAGCACCCGGTCACCGAAGAGGTCACCGGCATCGACCTGGTCCGCGAGATGTTCCGCATCGCCGATGGTGAGGAACTGGGCTATGGCGATCCGGTGGTGCGGGGGCACAGTTTCGAGTTCCGTATCAACGGTGAGGACCCGGGCCGGGGTTTCCTGCCCGCCCCCGGCACGGTGACGGCCTTCGCCCCGCCGTCGGGTCCGGGTGTGCGGCTGGACGCGGGTGTGGAGTCCGGGAGTGTGATCGGCCCGGCGTGGGACTCCCTCCTGGCGAAGCTGATCGTCACCGGCGCCACCCGCGAGCAGGCACTGCAGCGGGCGGCCCGCGCCCTGGCGGAGTTCCGCGTGGAGGGCATGGCGACGGCGATCCCGTTCCACCAGGCCGTCGTCACCGACCCGGCGTTCACCGCTGATCCGTTCACGGTCCACACGCGGTGGATCGAGACGGAGTTCGTCAACGAGATCAAGCCGTTTGCTTCTGCTGTGGATGCCGAGGCGGAGGACGAGGCGGGTCGTGAGACGGTCGTCGTCGAGGTCGGCGGCAAGCGTCTGGAGGTCTCCCTCCCCGCCTCCCTGGGCGTGGCCACGGTCGGCGCCGGCGGTGGTGGGGGTGCGCGTAAGCCGAAGCGGAAGGCGGCGAAGAAGACCGGCTCGGCCGTGTCCGGAGACGCGTTGGCCTCCCCGATGCAGGGCACGATCGTGAAGGTCGCGGTCGAGGAAGGCCAGCAGGTCGCAGAAGGCGACCTCGTCGTCGTCCTGGAAGCGATGAAGATGGAACAGCCCCTCAACGCCCACCGCGCGGGCACCATCAAGGGCCTGACCGCCGAAGTCGGCGCCTCCCTCACCTCCGGCGCCGTCATCTGCGAGATCAAGGACTGA
- a CDS encoding gamma-glutamylcyclotransferase, producing MSLYAAYAGNLDARLMTRRAPHSPLRGTGWLSGWRLTFGGEQMGWEGALATIVEAPRSQVFVALYDIAPMDEESMDRWEGVGLDIYRRMRVRVHTLDGDEAAWVYVLNGYEGGLPSARYLGEIADAAESAGAPHDYVMELRKRPC from the coding sequence ATGTCGCTCTACGCCGCGTACGCCGGCAACCTCGACGCGCGGCTGATGACCCGCCGCGCACCGCACTCTCCGCTGCGCGGCACCGGATGGCTCTCCGGCTGGCGGCTGACCTTCGGCGGCGAGCAGATGGGCTGGGAGGGGGCCCTGGCCACCATCGTGGAGGCCCCCCGGTCGCAGGTCTTCGTCGCGCTCTACGACATCGCGCCCATGGACGAGGAGTCCATGGACCGGTGGGAGGGCGTGGGCCTCGACATATACCGCCGCATGCGGGTCCGCGTACACACCCTCGACGGCGACGAGGCGGCGTGGGTGTACGTCCTCAACGGCTACGAGGGCGGGCTGCCCTCGGCCCGCTACCTCGGGGAGATCGCGGACGCGGCGGAGTCGGCGGGCGCGCCGCACGACTACGTGATGGAACTGCGCAAGCGGCCGTGCTGA
- a CDS encoding PH domain-containing protein, with translation MTSPDDDHSSSAPRRPEPPEETPYADRVFRSSGGIAGGVLLLALGAWLGGDALLRGEGRTPWLALAGLLCLVPLVVAFTLRPAVFAGADRLRVRNPFRTITLPWASVEGVRAGYSSEVLAGGATYQLWAVPVSIRQRKRAARQQSRAAAEDPFGRTSAHTRGGDPELRAPADQIIDDLRELAEDNASRETAQGEPEVRWAFEVIAPSVAGAVLMIVLFLVG, from the coding sequence ATGACGAGCCCGGACGACGATCACTCCTCCTCCGCTCCCCGCCGGCCCGAGCCGCCCGAGGAGACGCCGTACGCCGACCGCGTCTTCCGCTCCTCCGGCGGGATCGCGGGCGGTGTGCTGCTGCTCGCGCTCGGGGCGTGGCTCGGCGGGGACGCGCTGCTCCGGGGGGAGGGGCGCACGCCGTGGCTGGCGCTGGCCGGGCTGCTGTGCCTGGTGCCGCTGGTGGTGGCGTTCACGCTGCGGCCCGCCGTGTTCGCGGGCGCCGACCGGCTCCGGGTGCGGAATCCTTTCCGTACGATCACGCTGCCCTGGGCCTCGGTCGAGGGCGTACGGGCCGGGTACAGCAGCGAGGTGCTGGCGGGCGGTGCCACGTACCAGCTCTGGGCCGTCCCCGTCTCGATCCGCCAGCGCAAGCGGGCCGCCCGGCAGCAGTCGCGGGCGGCGGCCGAGGACCCGTTCGGGCGCACCTCCGCGCACACGCGAGGCGGGGACCCCGAGCTGCGGGCCCCTGCGGACCAGATCATCGACGACCTGCGGGAGCTGGCCGAGGACAACGCCTCGCGGGAGACCGCGCAGGGCGAGCCGGAGGTGCGCTGGGCGTTCGAGGTCATCGCGCCGTCGGTGGCGGGGGCGGTGCTGATGATCGTGCTGTTCCTGGTGGGCTGA
- a CDS encoding phospho-sugar mutase: protein MESAESALIARARAWLAEDPDPDTRAELAKLLDAADVDEIGARFSGTLQFGTAGLRGELGAGPMRMNRSVVIRAAAGLAAYLNAQGHTGGLVVIGYDARYKSADFARDTAAVMTGAGLRAALLPGPLPTPVLAFAIRHLGAVAGVEVTASHNPPRDNGYKVYLGDGSQIVPPADGEIAAEIAAVASLDDVPRPADGWETLGDEALAAYLARTDAVLTAGSPRAVSVVYTPMHGVGRTTLTAAFERAGFPAPTVVAEQADPDPDFPTVAFPNPEEPGAMDLAFATARAAADAGDGPDIVIANDPDADRCAVAVPDPAGESGWRMLRGDEVGALLATHLARKGARGTFATTIVSSSLLSRIAAAAGAPYEETLTGFKWLARVDGLAYAYEEALGYCVDPAGVRDKDGVTAALLVAELAATLKAEGRTLTDLLDEIALEHGLHATDQLSVRVEDLSLIGAAMARLREQPPTELAGLAVASADDLTQGTETLPPTDGLRYRLSGTSTGADGVRSARVVVRPSGTEPKLKCYLEVVVDAPSAEALESARTTADRVLAALKTDLAAAAGI, encoded by the coding sequence GTGGAGTCCGCAGAGTCCGCACTCATCGCCCGCGCCCGCGCCTGGCTGGCCGAGGACCCCGACCCCGACACCCGCGCCGAGCTCGCCAAGCTGCTCGACGCCGCGGACGTGGACGAGATCGGCGCCCGGTTCTCCGGCACCCTCCAGTTCGGCACCGCCGGACTCCGCGGTGAGCTGGGCGCGGGCCCCATGCGAATGAACCGCTCCGTCGTGATCCGCGCCGCCGCGGGCCTCGCCGCGTACCTGAACGCCCAGGGCCACACCGGCGGCCTCGTGGTCATCGGCTACGACGCCCGCTACAAGAGCGCCGACTTCGCCCGCGACACCGCCGCCGTGATGACCGGCGCCGGGCTGCGGGCCGCGCTGCTCCCCGGCCCGCTGCCCACCCCCGTCCTCGCCTTCGCCATCCGGCACCTGGGCGCGGTCGCGGGCGTCGAGGTCACCGCGAGCCACAACCCGCCGCGCGACAACGGCTACAAGGTCTACCTCGGCGACGGCTCCCAGATCGTGCCGCCCGCCGACGGCGAGATCGCGGCCGAGATCGCGGCCGTCGCCTCGCTGGACGACGTGCCGCGCCCGGCGGACGGCTGGGAGACGCTCGGCGACGAGGCGCTGGCCGCGTATCTGGCCCGTACGGACGCGGTCCTCACGGCCGGCTCGCCGCGCGCGGTGTCCGTCGTCTACACGCCGATGCACGGCGTCGGCCGGACCACCCTGACGGCCGCGTTCGAACGGGCCGGCTTCCCCGCGCCGACCGTGGTGGCCGAGCAGGCCGACCCGGACCCGGACTTCCCCACCGTCGCCTTCCCCAACCCGGAGGAGCCGGGCGCCATGGACCTGGCGTTCGCCACGGCGCGCGCGGCGGCGGACGCGGGTGACGGTCCGGACATCGTCATCGCCAACGACCCGGACGCCGACCGCTGCGCCGTGGCGGTCCCGGACCCGGCGGGCGAGTCCGGCTGGCGGATGCTGCGCGGCGACGAGGTCGGCGCGCTGCTGGCCACGCATCTGGCCCGCAAGGGGGCCCGCGGCACGTTCGCGACGACGATCGTCTCGTCCTCGCTGCTGTCCCGGATCGCGGCCGCCGCCGGCGCGCCGTACGAGGAGACGCTGACCGGTTTCAAGTGGCTGGCGCGCGTCGACGGGCTCGCCTACGCCTACGAGGAGGCGCTCGGCTACTGCGTCGACCCGGCCGGGGTCCGCGACAAGGACGGCGTCACCGCCGCGCTGCTCGTGGCCGAGCTGGCCGCCACGCTCAAGGCGGAGGGCCGGACGCTGACCGACCTGCTGGACGAGATCGCGCTGGAGCACGGCCTGCACGCGACCGACCAGCTCTCCGTCCGGGTCGAGGACCTGTCGCTGATCGGGGCCGCGATGGCGCGCCTGCGCGAGCAGCCGCCGACCGAGCTGGCCGGGCTCGCGGTCGCCTCCGCCGACGACCTGACGCAGGGTACGGAGACGCTGCCGCCGACGGACGGCCTGCGCTACCGGCTCTCCGGTACGAGTACGGGTGCGGACGGCGTGCGGTCCGCCCGCGTCGTGGTCCGCCCGAGCGGCACCGAGCCGAAGCTGAAGTGCTACCTGGAGGTCGTGGTCGACGCCCCCTCGGCCGAGGCCCTGGAGTCGGCCCGTACGACGGCCGACCGCGTCCTGGCCGCGCTCAAGACCGACCTGGCGGCGGCCGCGGGCATCTGA
- a CDS encoding TetR/AcrR family transcriptional regulator: MATEAAQTPARPMRADARRNYERLLAEARTAFAEHGTDASLEDIARRAGVGIGTLYRHFPHRTALMGAVFYGELDALMARSRELAQAPQPCRALVDWLRAVIDHASTYRGLSQAFLSASAGESAELSRCSEPLREAGGALLARAQQAGSVRADVEITDLMQLTNAIALAVEQSPDDPDLADRLLTLTLTGLKPR; this comes from the coding sequence ATGGCGACCGAGGCGGCGCAGACGCCAGCACGGCCCATGCGCGCGGACGCGCGTCGCAACTACGAACGGCTGCTGGCCGAGGCCCGCACGGCCTTCGCCGAGCACGGCACCGACGCCTCACTGGAGGACATCGCGCGCCGGGCGGGCGTCGGCATCGGCACCCTCTACCGCCACTTCCCCCATCGCACCGCGCTGATGGGGGCCGTGTTCTACGGCGAGCTGGACGCGCTCATGGCGCGCTCGCGGGAGCTGGCACAGGCGCCGCAGCCGTGCCGCGCGCTGGTGGACTGGCTGCGGGCCGTCATCGACCACGCCAGTACGTACCGGGGGCTGTCGCAGGCGTTCCTCTCCGCGTCCGCCGGGGAGAGCGCGGAGCTGTCCCGGTGCAGCGAGCCGCTGCGGGAGGCGGGTGGCGCGCTGCTGGCCCGCGCGCAGCAGGCCGGATCGGTGCGGGCGGATGTCGAGATCACCGATCTGATGCAGCTGACGAACGCGATCGCGCTGGCGGTGGAGCAGTCCCCGGACGACCCGGACCTGGCCGACCGCCTGCTGACCCTGACCCTCACGGGCCTCAAGCCCCGCTAA
- a CDS encoding esterase family protein, with protein sequence MELTSRSLLYTVIAVAVLSVGLTVWLWPRFAGRTIPAVLGRLGSIAVTQVAIVTSFALAVNANFQFYGTWDELLGNDDTAPAALSKWGEGGDDGSPGDPSGGLVQSAGPEKLDKVHGLPKGSPDRVGKVESVRILGRRSQRATPAYVYLPPQYFQRQYNRQRFPVIVAISGYPGGSFLLAQHLRVPQTAGKLIGEGKLPPSVIVMIRPTIAPPRDTQCVDVPGGPQAETFFQKDLPEALKGHYRVGQDPSAWGALGYSSGGSCALQLTMRHPDTYTAAAALSPDYRVTNDPTTGNLFGSGEARLRRMREHDLMWRLKHLPAPQVSVLVATSREGEKNYPQAREFLDAVKPPMRAESIVLDRGSHNFRTWRRELPASLEWMGRQLTFPEDVADGRD encoded by the coding sequence ATGGAACTGACCAGCCGCTCGCTGCTCTACACGGTGATCGCGGTCGCCGTCCTCAGCGTGGGGCTCACGGTCTGGCTGTGGCCGCGTTTCGCCGGGCGGACGATACCCGCGGTACTCGGGAGACTCGGCTCCATCGCCGTCACCCAGGTGGCGATCGTCACCTCTTTCGCCCTCGCGGTCAACGCGAACTTCCAGTTCTACGGCACCTGGGACGAGCTGCTCGGCAACGACGACACCGCGCCCGCCGCCCTGTCGAAGTGGGGGGAGGGGGGCGACGACGGGAGCCCGGGCGACCCGTCCGGCGGGTTGGTGCAGTCCGCTGGTCCGGAGAAGCTGGACAAGGTCCACGGGCTGCCCAAGGGGTCGCCGGACCGGGTCGGCAAGGTCGAGTCGGTCCGGATCCTCGGGCGCCGCAGCCAGCGGGCGACCCCGGCGTACGTCTACCTGCCGCCGCAGTACTTCCAGCGCCAGTACAACCGGCAGCGGTTCCCCGTCATCGTCGCCATCAGCGGCTACCCCGGCGGATCGTTCCTGCTCGCGCAGCACCTGCGCGTGCCGCAGACCGCGGGGAAGCTGATCGGCGAGGGGAAGCTGCCGCCCAGCGTCATCGTGATGATCCGACCCACCATCGCCCCGCCGCGCGACACCCAGTGCGTGGACGTCCCCGGCGGCCCCCAGGCGGAGACCTTCTTCCAGAAGGACCTGCCCGAGGCGCTCAAGGGGCACTACCGCGTGGGGCAGGACCCGAGCGCGTGGGGCGCGCTCGGGTACTCCTCCGGCGGCAGCTGTGCGCTCCAGCTGACCATGCGTCACCCCGACACGTACACGGCGGCGGCCGCGCTGTCGCCCGACTACCGCGTCACGAACGACCCCACGACCGGGAACCTCTTCGGCAGCGGCGAGGCCCGGCTCCGCCGGATGCGCGAACACGACCTGATGTGGCGGCTGAAGCACCTTCCGGCGCCGCAGGTGTCCGTATTGGTGGCCACCAGCCGCGAGGGCGAGAAGAACTACCCGCAGGCGCGCGAGTTCCTGGACGCCGTCAAGCCGCCGATGCGCGCCGAGTCGATCGTCCTGGACCGGGGGAGCCACAACTTCCGCACGTGGCGGCGGGAACTCCCCGCGTCCCTGGAGTGGATGGGACGGCAGTTGACGTTCCCGGAGGACGTGGCCGACGGGAGGGACTGA
- a CDS encoding NAD(P)H-quinone dehydrogenase, with protein MEHVTRIVIIGGGPGGYEAALVAAQLGAEVTVVDCDGLGGASVLTDCVPSKTLIATAEVMTTFDSSYEELGIIVADDTPPLEQAARVVGVDLGKVNRRVKRLALAQSHDITASVTRAGARVTRGRGRLAPGQAPDGSRQVIVRAADGTEETLTADAVLIATGAHPREIPDALPDGERILNWTQVYDLDELPEELIVVGSGVTGAEFAGAYQALGSKVTLVSSRDRVLPGEDPDAAAVLEDVFRRRGMNVMARSRAQAAKRVGDRVEVTLADGRVITGTHCLMAVGSIPNTADIGLEEAGVRLHESGHIWTDKVSRTSAPGVYAAGDCTGVFALASVAAMQGRIAMYHFLGDAVAPLDLKTVSANVFTDPEIATVGYSQADVDAGKIDARVVKLPLLRNPRAKMQGIRDGFVKIFCRPGTGIVVGGVVVAPRASELIHPISIAVDNNLTVEQIANAFTVYPSLSGSIAEVARQLHTRKTQREV; from the coding sequence ATGGAACACGTGACTCGGATCGTGATCATCGGTGGCGGACCCGGCGGCTATGAGGCGGCACTGGTGGCCGCCCAGCTCGGCGCGGAGGTGACCGTCGTCGACTGCGACGGTCTGGGCGGGGCGTCGGTGCTGACCGACTGCGTGCCGTCGAAGACGTTGATCGCCACCGCCGAGGTCATGACGACCTTCGACTCTTCGTACGAGGAGTTGGGGATCATCGTCGCCGATGACACCCCGCCGCTGGAGCAGGCGGCCCGCGTCGTCGGCGTCGACCTGGGCAAGGTCAACCGCCGCGTGAAACGCCTCGCGCTCGCCCAGTCGCACGACATCACCGCCTCCGTGACCCGGGCGGGCGCCCGGGTCACGCGCGGCCGCGGCCGGCTCGCCCCCGGCCAGGCGCCGGACGGATCCCGCCAGGTGATCGTGCGGGCCGCCGACGGTACGGAGGAGACGCTCACCGCGGACGCGGTACTGATCGCCACCGGCGCGCACCCGCGGGAGATCCCGGACGCGCTGCCGGACGGCGAGCGGATCCTGAACTGGACGCAGGTCTACGACCTGGACGAGCTGCCCGAAGAGCTGATCGTGGTCGGCTCGGGTGTCACCGGCGCCGAGTTCGCGGGCGCGTACCAGGCGCTCGGCTCCAAGGTGACGCTGGTCTCCAGCCGCGACCGGGTGCTGCCGGGCGAGGACCCGGACGCGGCCGCGGTGCTGGAGGACGTCTTCCGGCGGCGCGGGATGAACGTCATGGCGCGGTCCCGGGCGCAGGCCGCCAAGCGGGTCGGCGACCGGGTGGAGGTGACGCTGGCGGACGGCCGGGTCATCACCGGTACGCACTGCCTGATGGCCGTCGGCTCCATCCCCAACACCGCGGACATCGGCCTGGAGGAGGCGGGCGTCCGGCTGCACGAGTCCGGGCACATCTGGACCGACAAGGTCTCGCGCACCAGCGCGCCCGGCGTGTACGCGGCGGGCGACTGCACCGGCGTCTTCGCGCTGGCGTCGGTGGCGGCGATGCAGGGCCGGATCGCGATGTACCACTTCCTCGGCGACGCGGTCGCGCCGCTGGACCTCAAGACGGTCTCGGCGAACGTGTTCACCGACCCGGAGATCGCCACCGTCGGCTACTCCCAGGCGGACGTGGACGCGGGCAAGATCGACGCCCGGGTGGTGAAGCTGCCGCTGCTGCGCAACCCGCGCGCCAAGATGCAGGGCATCCGGGACGGCTTCGTGAAGATCTTCTGCCGCCCGGGTACGGGGATCGTGGTCGGCGGTGTCGTGGTCGCGCCGCGCGCGAGCGAGCTGATCCACCCCATCTCGATCGCGGTCGACAACAACCTGACCGTCGAGCAGATCGCCAACGCCTTCACGGTCTACCCGTCGCTGTCCGGCTCCATCGCCGAGGTGGCGCGGCAGTTGCACACGAGGAAGACGCAGCGCGAGGTCTGA
- a CDS encoding GntR family transcriptional regulator, translating into MAIAQPSAPSAPCGGVVHVRHRHTENFTILANRLAQRSGSAVTVGVAAYILSLPDGASITAKALCAHFTEGDIVIRRALRELEAEGWLERRVERGERGTLVTRTFVYDQPGSGTRARAAVRAAVAAVPPPRREPESRSVPRPVPQWGAESAPQPRPAPEPVAAPSPQAVGVLAALRRRDARLALSGRDIARLAPAVDAWFARGAWPGEIVEALTTALPDRLTARPAGLIGHRLRELLPPQPVPDVGPRSKPSAPPVVPLQNCDGCDRAFRAAAPGRCRDCRGG; encoded by the coding sequence ATGGCTATCGCGCAGCCTAGCGCGCCCAGCGCGCCCTGCGGTGGCGTCGTCCACGTACGCCACCGCCATACCGAGAACTTCACCATCCTCGCCAACCGCCTTGCCCAGCGCAGCGGTAGCGCGGTCACCGTCGGCGTCGCCGCGTACATCCTGTCGCTGCCCGACGGGGCGTCCATCACCGCCAAAGCCTTATGCGCCCACTTCACCGAAGGCGACATCGTCATCCGCCGCGCGCTGCGCGAACTGGAGGCGGAGGGGTGGCTGGAGCGGCGGGTCGAGCGGGGTGAGCGCGGGACGCTGGTCACGCGGACGTTCGTGTACGACCAGCCGGGCTCGGGCACCCGTGCGCGGGCGGCGGTCCGGGCCGCCGTCGCCGCCGTACCGCCGCCACGACGTGAACCTGAGTCCCGGTCCGTACCCCGGCCCGTACCCCAGTGGGGGGCTGAGTCTGCGCCCCAGCCCCGGCCCGCGCCCGAGCCGGTCGCCGCTCCCAGCCCGCAGGCCGTCGGCGTACTCGCCGCTCTGCGGCGGCGGGACGCGCGGTTGGCGTTGTCCGGGCGGGACATCGCCCGGCTGGCGCCCGCCGTAGACGCGTGGTTCGCACGTGGCGCCTGGCCGGGCGAGATCGTCGAGGCGCTGACGACCGCGCTGCCGGACCGGCTGACCGCCCGCCCGGCCGGGCTCATCGGCCACCGGCTGCGCGAGCTGCTGCCGCCGCAGCCCGTACCGGACGTCGGCCCGCGCTCCAAGCCGTCCGCGCCGCCTGTCGTGCCGCTACAGAACTGCGATGGCTGTGATCGGGCTTTTCGTGCGGCCGCGCCGGGGCGCTGCCGGGACTGCCGGGGTGGCTGA